GTTTGTGGCATTTACGACGATCCCCGTATTGACAACGCCACGATTTGTCTTCACTCCCTTAATTTCCCCATTTTCAATTATGATTTCCTTGACTTCCGTGTACTCATACAGCTTTGCCCCCATTTCCTCTGCATGAAGTGCAAATGCAGTGGTCGAATGGAACGGATCGGCTTTCCCATCTGTGGGGTTCCAAGATGCTGCAACTACCTCACTTATATCCAAAAGGGGCACTATCTCTTTCGCTTCTTCCGGAGTTATGAGCCTTGTAGGAACACCGAAACGATTCTGAATCGCTATGTTCTTCTTAAACTCCTCAACCTCTTCGTCATCATATAGCAGGAAAAGATACCCCGTTTGCTCAAATGAGAAGCCATATTCCTCGCTGTATTTTTTCCAAAGTTCAACCGAACGCTTCATTACCTGCACGTTGGCTTCATCGTTAAACTGCTGTCTTATTCCAGTACCACAGCGGAAGGTTGAGCCGGAACCTATAAAGCGCTTCTCAAGAACTACAACTTCCTCCCCTCTTTTTGCGAGTTCATGAGCCAAAGTGACCCCTACAATTCCTCCACCAATAATGACAATTTCACTCTTATTTGGAAGCTCTTTATGTGGCATTTTCATCACTCCCTTACAGCGGTAACTTTCATTCTAACATTCTTAAGCGGGGGTCTTGCAACGGGAAGGTCTATTTTACCCATATCTATTCCGGTTCTCTG
The Thermococcus sp. 2319x1 DNA segment above includes these coding regions:
- a CDS encoding FAD-binding oxidoreductase, producing the protein MPHKELPNKSEIVIIGGGIVGVTLAHELAKRGEEVVVLEKRFIGSGSTFRCGTGIRQQFNDEANVQVMKRSVELWKKYSEEYGFSFEQTGYLFLLYDDEEVEEFKKNIAIQNRFGVPTRLITPEEAKEIVPLLDISEVVAASWNPTDGKADPFHSTTAFALHAEEMGAKLYEYTEVKEIIIENGEIKGVKTNRGVVNTGIVVNATNAWAKLINAMAKVPIHIPIEPYKHQAIITQPIKGGTVKPMVISFKYGHAYLTQTNHGGIVGGVGYEVGPTYDLNPSYQFMKEVSYYLTKIIPALRELLILRTWAGYYAKTPDSNPAIGRINEIDEYYIAAGFSGHGFMMAPAVAEMLSDLITRGKSKLPIEWYDPYRFERGELRNKALQMG